A stretch of Acidovorax sp. RAC01 DNA encodes these proteins:
- a CDS encoding GGDEF domain-containing protein has translation MSDSAASHLVDLRDLRLDTAQALITQSGAGLVPSLEGEEPVRYLQGLIDGLCELSLKDPLTGLANRRHFRAVLEREIDRVTRSGEAALLLMLDIDHFKKVNDTYGHLAGDVVLQSVARTLSACVRPMDTLARYGGEEFAVVLPACQAGFGRMVAERIRRAVANTPVQVSPSIELNVTVSIGGAFAMQWIRSTTLLWTDRADQQLYEAKAAGRNRVSIEEQPDSTVTAEEKSLLFGPLYNPSGWGDLPPVDPAGSAY, from the coding sequence GTGTCTGACTCTGCGGCTTCCCATCTTGTAGATCTGCGCGACCTCCGGCTGGACACGGCACAGGCGTTGATTACGCAGTCTGGTGCGGGCCTTGTGCCATCGCTGGAGGGCGAAGAACCCGTGCGCTACCTGCAGGGCCTGATCGACGGGCTGTGCGAGCTTTCCCTCAAAGACCCCCTCACTGGCCTGGCCAACCGCCGGCACTTTCGCGCCGTGCTCGAGCGCGAGATCGACCGCGTGACCCGCTCGGGCGAGGCGGCGCTGCTGCTGATGCTGGACATCGACCACTTCAAGAAGGTCAACGACACCTACGGCCATCTGGCCGGTGACGTGGTGCTGCAATCGGTGGCGCGCACGCTGAGTGCCTGCGTGCGCCCCATGGACACGCTGGCCCGCTACGGCGGCGAGGAATTTGCAGTGGTGCTGCCCGCCTGCCAGGCCGGGTTTGGCCGCATGGTGGCCGAACGCATTCGCCGCGCCGTGGCCAACACGCCGGTACAGGTGTCACCCTCGATAGAGCTCAACGTGACGGTGAGCATTGGCGGTGCTTTTGCCATGCAGTGGATTCGCTCCACCACGCTGCTGTGGACCGACCGCGCCGACCAGCAGCTCTACGAGGCCAAGGCCGCTGGCCGTAACCGCGTCAGCATCGAGGAACAGCCCGACAGCACGGTCACCGCCGAAGAGAAAAGCCTGTTGTTCGGCCCGCTTTACAACCCCTCGGGCTGGGGTGATCTGCCGCCGGTCGACCCTGCAGGCAGCGCCTACTGA
- a CDS encoding chromate transporter, producing the protein MPVPSPSSSDPSQPLPDAAPRPCPRSPADLFWSFTWLALQGFGGVLAVVQRELVEKKRWMTNEEFLEDWAVAQIMPGPNVVNLSIMIGDRYFGLRGALAALAGMLTLPLLLVLALAVVYARFSAQPAVAGALRGMGAVAAGLIAGVGIKLFASIRNHPLGRALCALLAGLTIVAMAVLHWPLYWILPIIGGAACVLTWRRIAP; encoded by the coding sequence ATGCCTGTGCCGTCCCCCTCCTCGTCCGATCCCTCCCAGCCGCTGCCCGACGCAGCCCCACGGCCCTGCCCGCGCAGTCCGGCCGACCTGTTCTGGTCGTTCACCTGGCTGGCCCTGCAGGGCTTTGGCGGCGTGCTGGCGGTGGTGCAGCGCGAGCTGGTGGAGAAGAAACGCTGGATGACCAACGAGGAGTTTCTGGAGGACTGGGCCGTGGCGCAGATCATGCCGGGCCCCAACGTGGTCAACCTGAGCATCATGATCGGTGACCGCTACTTCGGGCTGCGCGGTGCGCTGGCGGCGCTGGCAGGCATGTTGACCCTGCCCTTGCTGCTGGTGCTGGCGCTTGCAGTCGTCTATGCCCGGTTCTCAGCCCAACCGGCGGTGGCAGGCGCGCTGCGGGGCATGGGCGCTGTGGCTGCGGGGTTGATTGCAGGTGTGGGCATCAAGCTGTTTGCATCCATCCGCAACCACCCGCTGGGGCGGGCCCTGTGCGCGCTGCTGGCGGGCCTCACCATTGTGGCCATGGCGGTGCTGCACTGGCCGCTGTACTGGATATTGCCCATCATCGGCGGGGCCGCCTGCGTGCTGACGTGGCGGAGGATTGCGCCATGA
- a CDS encoding SulP family inorganic anion transporter yields MLSIASLTRWFPFLSWPRPNASLLRGEFTAGMTVGLMLVPQGVAYAALAGMPLVTGIYASLIPALVAVLFSSSTRLGVGPTALTSLLIGASLTGLAEPGSADWVALAAWMAILSGLLQLVMGMARFGWLLNLVTSPVLSGFTQAAALLILGSQLASLLGLRANWGALLTTPSPGLFDLTAAAFGLGSLALLVLARRWRPGFPAAIVVVGAAGALSWALGYADAGGAVVGTLPSGLPAPYWPGSLPWDSFAALIMPVLVVTLVSFLETASSAKVESQRSGERWNENQDLIGQGLAKISSGLCGSFATSASFSRSAINLYAGAKSGWATVFAIALVLVVLLWLTPALYHVPKSVLAAVVVTAVTSLVKPRALLGLWRISRVEAIIAGVTFALTLATAPRMYWGVLVGLLMNLSHFLYQRLHPRIIEVGLHPDGSLRDRHLWALPPLAPHLLALRMDAELDFASASALERRVTEHLAAHPDTRHLCLMAQPINRIDVTGVETFAHLQKLMQACGGTLHLSGLKLPAEQVLRQAGLLTPRCGLALYRTDAEALVALQQLTPGTPAEDQGLAP; encoded by the coding sequence ATGCTGTCGATTGCCTCCCTCACGCGCTGGTTTCCCTTTCTCTCATGGCCCAGACCAAACGCGAGCCTGCTGCGCGGCGAGTTCACGGCAGGCATGACCGTGGGGCTGATGCTGGTGCCCCAGGGCGTGGCCTACGCCGCGCTGGCGGGCATGCCACTGGTCACGGGCATCTATGCATCGCTGATTCCGGCGCTGGTGGCCGTGCTGTTCAGTTCGTCCACACGGCTGGGCGTGGGGCCTACCGCGCTCACCAGCCTGCTCATCGGCGCATCGCTCACGGGCCTGGCCGAACCCGGCAGCGCAGACTGGGTGGCGCTGGCTGCGTGGATGGCCATCCTGTCGGGGCTGCTGCAGCTGGTGATGGGGATGGCGCGCTTTGGCTGGCTGCTGAACCTCGTCACTTCGCCCGTGCTCAGCGGCTTCACACAGGCCGCTGCCCTGCTCATCCTGGGATCGCAACTGGCCTCCCTGCTGGGGTTGCGCGCGAACTGGGGGGCGCTCCTCACCACCCCGTCTCCCGGTCTTTTCGACCTGACCGCGGCGGCATTCGGCCTGGGCAGCCTGGCACTGCTGGTGCTGGCGCGCCGGTGGCGCCCGGGGTTCCCGGCCGCCATCGTGGTGGTGGGTGCGGCGGGGGCGCTGAGCTGGGCCCTGGGCTATGCCGACGCGGGGGGCGCCGTGGTCGGCACGCTGCCTTCGGGCCTGCCGGCGCCCTATTGGCCCGGCAGCCTGCCATGGGACAGCTTTGCGGCACTGATCATGCCGGTGCTGGTGGTTACGCTGGTGAGCTTTCTGGAGACGGCATCAAGCGCCAAGGTGGAAAGCCAGCGCTCGGGCGAGCGCTGGAACGAAAACCAGGACCTGATCGGCCAGGGACTGGCCAAGATCAGCAGCGGGCTGTGCGGCAGCTTTGCCACCAGCGCGTCGTTTTCGCGCTCCGCCATCAACCTGTATGCCGGCGCCAAAAGTGGCTGGGCCACCGTGTTTGCGATTGCGCTGGTTCTGGTGGTGCTGCTTTGGCTCACGCCGGCGCTGTACCACGTACCCAAGTCCGTGCTGGCCGCGGTGGTGGTGACGGCAGTGACCAGCCTTGTCAAGCCGCGAGCGCTGCTGGGGCTGTGGCGCATTTCGCGGGTGGAGGCCATCATCGCTGGCGTCACCTTCGCGCTCACACTGGCGACTGCGCCACGCATGTACTGGGGCGTGCTGGTGGGCCTGCTCATGAACCTGAGCCACTTCCTGTACCAGCGCCTGCACCCGCGCATCATCGAAGTGGGCTTGCACCCCGACGGTAGCCTTCGCGACCGCCACCTGTGGGCGCTACCGCCTCTGGCGCCGCACCTGCTGGCGCTGCGCATGGATGCCGAGCTGGACTTCGCCTCGGCCAGCGCCCTGGAGCGGCGGGTGACCGAGCACCTTGCGGCCCATCCCGACACGCGCCACCTGTGCCTCATGGCACAACCCATCAACCGCATTGACGTGACCGGCGTGGAGACGTTTGCCCACCTGCAGAAGCTGATGCAGGCGTGCGGCGGTACGTTGCACCTGAGCGGCCTGAAGCTACCCGCCGAGCAGGTATTGCGCCAGGCCGGGCTGCTGACACCCCGCTGCGGCCTGGCGCTGTACCGTACCGACGCGGAAGCGCTGGTGGCGCTGCAGCAACTGACGCCAGGCACGCCTGCTGAGGATCAGGGTTTGGCCCCCTGA
- a CDS encoding chromate transporter: MDWLHLFLYYLSLSLLAVGGAIATAPDMHRYLVERNAWLTDPQFSASIAIAQAAPGPNVLFVALLGWNVGINAGGSGAAGWLLGTLGMALCMLGVMLPSSLLTWLATRWGHRNRERRAVRAFKQGMAPVVIGLLLATSWVLARAHGVPALDWPLWLLTAATMLLVWRTKLHLLWMLGAGALLGALGLV, from the coding sequence ATGGACTGGCTTCACCTGTTCCTGTACTACCTGTCGCTGTCGCTGCTGGCAGTGGGCGGCGCCATTGCCACGGCGCCCGACATGCACCGCTACCTGGTCGAGCGCAATGCGTGGCTGACCGACCCGCAGTTCAGCGCCTCCATTGCCATCGCCCAGGCCGCCCCGGGCCCCAACGTGCTGTTTGTGGCGCTGCTGGGGTGGAACGTGGGCATCAACGCCGGTGGAAGCGGCGCAGCCGGCTGGCTGCTGGGTACGCTGGGCATGGCCCTGTGCATGCTGGGTGTGATGCTGCCCAGCAGCCTGCTGACCTGGCTGGCCACGCGCTGGGGGCACCGCAACCGCGAACGGCGCGCGGTGCGGGCGTTCAAGCAGGGCATGGCCCCGGTGGTCATTGGCCTGCTGCTGGCCACGTCTTGGGTGCTGGCCCGGGCGCACGGGGTGCCCGCGCTGGACTGGCCCCTGTGGCTGCTGACCGCCGCAACCATGCTGCTGGTGTGGCGCACGAAGCTGCACCTGCTGTGGATGCTGGGGGCAGGCGCGCTGCTGGGTGCGCTGGGGCTGGTGTAA
- the rlmB gene encoding 23S rRNA (guanosine(2251)-2'-O)-methyltransferase RlmB, with product MSSPKVLFGFHAVGVRLKTAPKSVIEIYYEATRRDARMRQFLDRAREAGARLIEADSVRIAKLAGSHGHQGVAARVEPVAQVTSLDELLENLEAAGIEQPLLLVLDGVTDPHNLGACLRVADGAGAHAVIAPKDHAVGINATVAKVASGAAETMPYFMVTNLARTLNELKERNIWIIGTSDDAPKTLYQVDLKGPVALVLGAEGDGMRQLTRKTCDELVSIPMKGAVESLNVSVASGVCLYEAMRQRT from the coding sequence ATGTCCAGCCCCAAAGTTCTCTTCGGCTTTCACGCCGTGGGCGTGCGTCTGAAGACCGCGCCGAAATCCGTCATCGAGATTTACTACGAAGCCACGCGCCGCGATGCGCGCATGCGCCAGTTTCTCGACCGTGCCCGCGAAGCCGGTGCCCGCCTGATCGAGGCTGACAGCGTGCGCATCGCCAAGCTGGCCGGTAGCCACGGCCACCAGGGCGTGGCCGCGCGGGTGGAGCCCGTGGCCCAGGTGACGTCGCTCGACGAGCTGCTCGAAAACCTTGAAGCGGCTGGCATCGAGCAGCCCCTGCTGCTGGTGCTCGACGGTGTGACCGACCCCCACAACCTGGGCGCCTGCCTGCGCGTGGCCGACGGTGCCGGGGCGCATGCCGTCATCGCCCCCAAGGACCATGCCGTGGGCATCAACGCCACCGTGGCCAAGGTGGCCAGCGGCGCGGCCGAGACCATGCCGTACTTTATGGTCACCAACCTCGCGCGCACGCTGAACGAGCTCAAGGAGCGCAACATCTGGATCATCGGCACCAGCGACGACGCGCCCAAGACGCTTTACCAGGTGGACCTCAAGGGTCCGGTAGCGCTGGTGCTGGGCGCCGAAGGCGACGGCATGCGCCAGTTGACGCGCAAGACCTGCGATGAGCTGGTGAGCATCCCCATGAAGGGCGCGGTCGAGAGCCTGAACGTGTCGGTGGCCAGCGGCGTCTGCCTGTACGAGGCGATGCGCCAGCGCACCTGA
- a CDS encoding ABC transporter ATP-binding protein, translating into MSEPTTPSHTAASTPIIAVEHVFKSVTDSTGTLDILRDIDFRLAPRETAAIVGASGSGKSTLLSIVAGLDTPTRGTVRLDGHDLFAIDEDARAALRAAKVGFVFQSFQLMGNLTALENVMLPLELSERRDIQKGARKAAADMLARVGLGERLSHYPKVLSGGEQQRVALARAFVVQPAVLLADEPTGSLDFATGETIMRLMFDLNRELGTTLVLVTHDRAIAAQCDRRITIEAGRVV; encoded by the coding sequence ATGTCCGAGCCCACCACGCCTTCCCACACGGCAGCTTCCACGCCCATCATTGCGGTAGAGCACGTATTCAAGTCGGTGACGGATTCCACGGGGACACTCGACATTCTGCGGGATATCGATTTCCGCCTCGCTCCAAGGGAGACCGCAGCCATCGTGGGTGCGTCGGGCTCTGGCAAGAGCACCCTGCTGTCGATCGTTGCCGGGCTCGATACCCCCACGCGCGGCACCGTGCGGCTCGATGGCCACGACCTCTTTGCCATCGACGAGGACGCCCGCGCGGCACTGCGCGCGGCCAAGGTGGGTTTTGTGTTCCAGAGCTTCCAGCTCATGGGCAACCTCACGGCGCTCGAGAACGTGATGCTGCCGCTGGAGCTATCCGAGCGCCGCGACATCCAGAAGGGCGCGCGCAAGGCCGCCGCCGACATGCTGGCGCGGGTGGGCCTGGGCGAGCGCCTGTCGCATTACCCCAAGGTGCTGTCGGGCGGCGAGCAGCAGCGCGTGGCGCTCGCCCGTGCCTTTGTGGTGCAGCCGGCCGTGCTGCTGGCCGATGAGCCCACCGGCAGCCTGGACTTTGCCACGGGCGAAACCATCATGCGGCTCATGTTCGATCTCAACCGCGAGCTGGGGACCACGCTGGTGCTGGTGACGCACGACCGCGCCATTGCCGCGCAGTGCGATCGCCGCATCACGATCGAGGCTGGCCGCGTCGTCTGA
- a CDS encoding PLP-dependent transferase, with translation MTHPAPDHPLAPATALIHHSYLPPEGFVAPQPAVHKASTVIFPNVAAMRARDWKDKSGYTYGLHGTPTTFMLEERLCALEGGLQCLLVPSGLAAIGSVSLALLQPGDEVLIPDNAYGPGKELARGELARFGVTHVYFDPLDPQDLTARITPATRLVWLEAPGSVTMEFPDLCAQARICRERGVISALDNTWGAGLAFAPFDLLGDGSLGVDISIHALTKYPSGGGDVLMGSVMTRDASLHMKLKLSHMRLGMGVGANDAEAVLRSLPSIGLRYRAHDAVARRLAVWLQDQPHIAQVLHPALRSSPGHAHWKALCGADQDGLGAAAGLFSVMIDPRYAQQQVDAFCDSLRLFKLGYSWGGPMSLVVPYDLASMRSRPSPHLRAGTLVRFSIGLETFEDLQADLTQAMARAFAAEV, from the coding sequence ATGACCCATCCTGCCCCCGACCATCCCCTGGCTCCGGCCACTGCGCTGATCCACCACAGCTACCTGCCCCCCGAAGGATTCGTGGCGCCGCAGCCTGCGGTGCACAAGGCCTCCACCGTGATCTTCCCGAACGTGGCCGCCATGCGCGCACGCGACTGGAAGGACAAGAGCGGCTACACCTACGGCCTCCACGGCACGCCCACCACCTTCATGCTGGAAGAGCGCCTGTGTGCGCTGGAAGGCGGCCTGCAGTGCCTGCTGGTGCCCAGCGGGCTGGCAGCCATCGGCAGCGTCTCGCTGGCGCTGCTGCAGCCGGGCGATGAAGTCCTGATCCCCGACAACGCCTACGGCCCGGGCAAGGAACTGGCCCGAGGGGAGCTTGCCCGCTTCGGTGTCACGCATGTCTATTTCGACCCGCTTGATCCGCAGGACCTGACCGCACGCATCACCCCGGCCACGCGGCTGGTGTGGCTGGAGGCACCCGGCTCGGTCACCATGGAGTTCCCAGACCTGTGCGCGCAGGCGCGCATCTGCCGCGAGCGGGGCGTGATCAGTGCGCTGGACAACACCTGGGGCGCGGGGCTGGCCTTTGCGCCATTTGACCTGCTGGGCGACGGCAGCCTGGGCGTGGACATCTCCATCCACGCGCTCACCAAGTACCCCAGCGGGGGCGGCGATGTGCTGATGGGCAGCGTGATGACGCGCGATGCCAGCCTGCACATGAAGCTCAAGCTGTCGCACATGCGGCTGGGCATGGGCGTGGGGGCGAACGACGCCGAGGCCGTGTTGCGCTCGCTGCCCAGCATCGGCCTGCGTTACCGTGCGCATGATGCGGTGGCGCGCCGCCTGGCGGTGTGGCTGCAGGACCAGCCCCACATCGCCCAGGTGCTGCACCCTGCCTTGCGATCGTCGCCCGGCCATGCGCACTGGAAGGCGCTGTGCGGTGCAGACCAGGACGGCCTAGGCGCCGCGGCAGGCCTGTTCAGCGTGATGATCGACCCGCGGTATGCGCAACAGCAGGTGGACGCGTTTTGCGACAGCCTGCGTCTGTTCAAGCTGGGCTACAGCTGGGGCGGGCCCATGAGCCTGGTGGTTCCGTACGATCTGGCCAGCATGCGCAGCCGGCCGTCGCCGCACCTGCGGGCGGGCACGCTGGTGCGGTTCTCCATTGGCCTTGAAACGTTTGAAGACCTGCAGGCGGACCTTACCCAGGCCATGGCGCGCGCTTTTGCTGCCGAGGTCTGA
- a CDS encoding LysR family transcriptional regulator, whose protein sequence is MNVSFRQLRLFLALADTGSVTAAARAMHVTQPTASMQLREVAEAVGLPLYEVISRKVHLTQAGRELAATARAMVAEWDTFGQTVNAMKGLRRGRLKVAVVSTAEYFIPRLLGRFCDEHPEVDVALQILNRDGVVARLRENLDDLYVMSMPPADMDLEDQVLMPNPLALVAPAAHPLARRKGLVLADLQDERFILRERGSGTRMAADAHCRAVGFVPRVRLELGSNEAIKEAVAANLGLSVLSVHSLHDAHAAHGLAVLDVAGFPIGSQWHIVRPRGKRHTPIAEVFEAHLLAQANHPAPTPGKA, encoded by the coding sequence ATGAATGTGAGCTTTCGGCAGCTGCGGCTGTTTCTGGCGCTGGCCGACACGGGCAGCGTGACAGCCGCTGCGCGGGCCATGCATGTGACGCAGCCCACCGCATCCATGCAGCTGCGCGAAGTGGCCGAAGCCGTGGGCCTGCCGCTGTACGAAGTGATTTCGCGCAAGGTGCACCTGACGCAGGCCGGGCGCGAGCTGGCGGCCACGGCGCGCGCCATGGTGGCCGAGTGGGACACCTTCGGCCAGACCGTCAACGCCATGAAGGGCCTGCGCCGCGGGCGGCTGAAGGTGGCCGTGGTCAGCACGGCCGAATACTTCATCCCCCGCCTGCTGGGCCGTTTTTGCGACGAACACCCGGAGGTGGACGTGGCCCTGCAGATCCTGAACCGCGACGGCGTGGTGGCGCGCCTGCGCGAGAACCTGGACGACCTGTACGTGATGTCGATGCCGCCCGCCGACATGGACCTGGAAGACCAGGTGCTGATGCCCAACCCGCTGGCGCTGGTGGCGCCCGCCGCCCACCCGCTGGCCCGGCGCAAGGGCCTGGTGCTGGCCGACCTGCAGGACGAGCGCTTCATCCTGCGCGAACGGGGCTCGGGCACACGCATGGCGGCCGACGCACACTGCCGGGCCGTTGGCTTTGTGCCGCGCGTGCGGCTGGAGCTGGGCAGCAACGAGGCCATTAAGGAAGCCGTGGCAGCCAACCTGGGGTTGTCGGTGCTGTCGGTGCATTCCTTGCACGACGCACATGCCGCGCACGGGCTGGCGGTGCTGGACGTGGCGGGGTTTCCCATCGGCTCGCAATGGCACATCGTGCGGCCCCGGGGCAAGCGCCACACGCCCATTGCCGAAGTGTTTGAGGCCCACCTGCTGGCGCAGGCCAACCATCCGGCGCCGACCCCGGGGAAGGCGTAG
- a CDS encoding DUF2189 domain-containing protein produces the protein MTSLSSPDAPASIAPDTAATAASAAPASAGSGTAPAQPPTAAEIVARAVAADGRRAAPPVVIERLRFADPWRWLALGVRDARAAPGVAAFYGSCFWIMALVLGWVFRTRPEYTMSIASGCLLVGPFLAMGLYDTSRRRGAGLKPSLGESLTCWDTHMGSMGMLVLVLVVLELLWGRASLVVFAVFFNTGMPSTTGVLDAVFSPSNWTFVAVYAGVGGVFAALVFSTSVVSIPMILDRDTDALTAGITSIRVVLENTLVMLQWGALLTLIVAASLWLWGIGLLVAGPVLGHASWHAYRASVRPAAPVGTAAGAAG, from the coding sequence ATGACTTCTCTCTCATCCCCTGACGCACCCGCCAGCATCGCCCCTGACACAGCCGCCACGGCCGCTTCTGCTGCCCCCGCGTCGGCAGGCAGCGGCACTGCGCCCGCGCAGCCGCCCACCGCTGCCGAAATCGTCGCCCGCGCTGTGGCTGCCGACGGGCGCCGTGCTGCGCCGCCTGTGGTGATCGAACGCCTGCGTTTTGCCGACCCGTGGCGCTGGCTGGCGCTGGGCGTGCGCGATGCGCGGGCGGCACCGGGTGTGGCCGCGTTCTACGGCTCGTGCTTCTGGATCATGGCGCTGGTGCTGGGCTGGGTGTTCCGTACGCGGCCCGAATACACCATGTCCATCGCCAGTGGCTGCCTGCTGGTGGGGCCTTTCCTGGCCATGGGCCTGTACGACACCAGCCGCCGCCGGGGGGCAGGGCTCAAGCCCTCGCTGGGCGAATCGCTTACCTGCTGGGACACGCACATGGGCAGCATGGGCATGCTGGTGCTGGTGCTTGTGGTGCTGGAACTGCTGTGGGGCCGCGCCTCGCTGGTGGTGTTTGCGGTGTTCTTCAACACGGGCATGCCATCGACCACTGGCGTGCTGGACGCCGTGTTCAGCCCCAGCAACTGGACCTTTGTGGCCGTGTATGCCGGCGTGGGCGGTGTGTTTGCCGCTCTGGTGTTCTCCACGTCGGTGGTGTCGATCCCCATGATCCTCGACCGCGACACCGACGCGCTCACGGCCGGCATCACCAGCATTCGCGTGGTGCTGGAGAACACGCTCGTCATGCTCCAGTGGGGCGCGCTGCTCACGCTGATCGTAGCCGCGTCGCTCTGGTTATGGGGCATCGGGCTGCTGGTGGCCGGGCCGGTGCTGGGGCACGCCAGCTGGCATGCCTACCGCGCGTCCGTCAGGCCTGCGGCACCGGTCGGCACTGCGGCCGGCGCAGCGGGCTGA
- a CDS encoding arylesterase — protein sequence MIRHLYRRHFILSAFTAAAAGLCGAPAAWAQPAAAKGAAAARTPLILVLGDSLSAEYGIARGTGWVALLEQQLAREKLSARVVNASVSGETTSGGRSRLPALLAEHKPSHVVIELGGNDALRGLPLKSVEDNLTAMTEAAQKAGAKVLLVGMQVPPNYGTDYARRFAGLFTQVAEARKAAVVPFFLKDVADGPDPTRMFQPDRIHPRAEAHPQMLANVWPELKKLLR from the coding sequence TTGATTCGACATCTGTATCGCCGCCACTTTATCCTGAGCGCTTTCACAGCCGCGGCCGCGGGGCTTTGCGGAGCGCCTGCGGCGTGGGCGCAACCGGCTGCAGCCAAGGGGGCCGCGGCTGCCCGCACGCCGCTGATCCTGGTACTGGGAGACTCGCTGAGCGCCGAATACGGTATTGCCCGCGGCACCGGCTGGGTAGCCCTGCTGGAGCAGCAGCTGGCCAGGGAAAAGCTCAGTGCGCGGGTGGTCAACGCCAGCGTGAGCGGCGAGACCACCTCGGGCGGCCGCTCGCGCCTGCCGGCCCTGCTGGCCGAGCACAAGCCCAGCCATGTGGTGATCGAGCTAGGGGGCAACGATGCCCTTCGTGGCCTGCCACTCAAGAGCGTGGAAGACAACCTGACTGCCATGACCGAGGCCGCGCAAAAGGCGGGGGCCAAGGTGCTGCTGGTGGGCATGCAGGTGCCCCCGAATTACGGTACCGACTACGCCCGGCGCTTTGCAGGGCTGTTTACGCAGGTTGCCGAGGCGCGCAAGGCGGCAGTGGTGCCGTTTTTTCTGAAGGATGTGGCCGATGGGCCGGACCCGACGCGCATGTTCCAGCCCGACCGCATCCACCCGCGGGCGGAGGCGCATCCGCAGATGCTGGCCAACGTGTGGCCTGAGCTGAAGAAGCTGCTGCGCTGA
- a CDS encoding ABC transporter substrate-binding protein, whose protein sequence is MSRRQFLLRATQAVAATGLPVWAHTASAAEEALTARSVTLGCSIALTGPLGQAGIEQVAGMKAAFAELNQAGGVNGREIRLEVKDDAYVAARTLQNVTEMVDAQSVFALISPLGTANTAAILPIIESKGIPTVGPVTGATSLRNPEARHVFFLRPTYREETQRLVKQVVDMGLKRIAVVYLDNPFGKEVLKDMSRALDDIKVERAGEYALAVDGKNGAELADKVAAERPGAVLLATTGTANTAFVQAFRPKAPGVPLAGLSVTVVSSELPKLAANTRGLALVQVFPDAMSQKSVVVRKFQSSMKATGALPAYLTSGSALEGWLNAQIMIEGLKNAGKEPTRERLRAGLAGIRALSFGDFNIGFGNKAPYIGSDAIYLAIYADNGRRVS, encoded by the coding sequence ATGAGCCGCCGCCAATTTCTCCTTCGTGCCACACAGGCCGTTGCCGCCACCGGGCTGCCCGTCTGGGCCCACACCGCATCGGCGGCCGAGGAAGCCCTGACTGCACGCTCTGTCACGCTGGGCTGCTCCATTGCGCTGACCGGGCCGCTGGGGCAGGCGGGCATTGAGCAGGTGGCCGGCATGAAGGCGGCCTTTGCCGAGCTGAACCAGGCCGGCGGCGTGAATGGCCGCGAGATCCGTCTGGAGGTCAAGGACGACGCCTACGTGGCCGCCCGCACGCTGCAGAACGTGACCGAGATGGTCGACGCCCAGTCGGTGTTTGCCTTGATTTCGCCGCTGGGCACCGCCAACACGGCGGCCATCCTGCCGATCATCGAGTCCAAGGGCATTCCCACCGTGGGCCCCGTCACGGGCGCCACCTCGCTGCGCAACCCGGAAGCGCGGCACGTGTTCTTCCTGCGGCCCACGTACCGCGAGGAAACGCAGCGCCTGGTCAAGCAGGTGGTGGACATGGGCCTCAAGCGCATTGCGGTGGTGTACCTGGACAACCCTTTCGGCAAGGAAGTGCTCAAGGACATGTCCAGGGCGCTTGATGACATCAAGGTCGAACGCGCTGGCGAATACGCGCTGGCGGTGGACGGCAAGAACGGTGCCGAGCTGGCCGACAAGGTGGCTGCCGAGCGCCCGGGTGCCGTGCTGCTGGCCACCACCGGTACCGCCAACACCGCTTTTGTGCAGGCCTTCCGCCCCAAGGCGCCGGGTGTGCCGCTGGCGGGCCTGTCGGTCACGGTGGTGTCGTCCGAGCTGCCCAAGCTGGCCGCGAACACGCGCGGGCTGGCGCTGGTGCAGGTGTTTCCCGATGCGATGTCGCAAAAATCGGTGGTGGTGCGCAAGTTCCAGAGCTCGATGAAGGCCACGGGCGCGTTGCCCGCGTACCTGACGAGCGGCAGTGCGCTGGAGGGCTGGCTCAATGCGCAGATCATGATCGAAGGCCTGAAAAACGCGGGCAAGGAGCCCACGCGCGAGCGCCTGCGCGCGGGGCTGGCAGGCATCCGTGCGCTGTCGTTCGGTGACTTCAACATCGGCTTTGGCAACAAGGCGCCTTACATCGGCTCGGACGCCATCTACCTGGCCATCTATGCCGACAACGGCCGCCGCGTGAGTTGA